Proteins from a genomic interval of Lolium perenne isolate Kyuss_39 chromosome 1, Kyuss_2.0, whole genome shotgun sequence:
- the LOC127296073 gene encoding NADPH:adrenodoxin oxidoreductase, mitochondrial isoform X1: MGRGVLLPHARRLMPLLRPTGFSTSASVASTREPLHVCVVGSGPAGFYTAEKMLKGHEGAQVDIIDRLPTPFGLVRSGVAPDHPETKIVVNQFSRVAANARCSFFGNVTLGSDVSLSELRKTYDVVVLAYGAESDRSFGIPGEDLRGIHSAREFVWWYNGHPDMCNLAPDLKNTDSAVVLGQGNVALDVARILLRCTTELASTDIAGYALDALRSSTIRKVFLVGRRGPVQAACTAKELREILGLKNVHVCIKEADLVTSPADKEEMRNSRIKRRVHELLSKAATVHQEKSNDDRKELHFVFFRKPTRFLPSEDGTTVGAVELEKTLLKDDGITGKQVAVGTGEFEDLKCGLVLKSIGYKSLPIEGLPFDKYRGVVPNLRGRILSNESETATVEAGLYVVGWLKRGPTGIVATNLHCAEETVASILEDEKKGVLVASSDSKRQGRRGLLEILEQKNTRYVPFHDWEKIDSKEKTAGQLKNKPREKITAWDELLKAAKEG, encoded by the exons ATGGGTCGCGGGGTTCTTCTCCCCCACGCGAGGAGGCTGATGCCGCTCCTGCGGCCGACGGGCTTCTCCACGTCCGCCTCCGTCGCTTCGACGCGCGAGCCGCTCCACGTCTGCGTCGTCGGCAGCGGCCCCGCCGGATTCTACACGGCGGAAAAG ATGCTAAAGGGTCACGAAGGAGCACAAGTCGATATTATTGACAGACTGCCTACACCGTTTGGCTTAGTTCGTTCTGGAGTGGCTCCAGATCATCCAGAAACAAAG ATTGTGGTAAACCAATTTTCTCGTGTAGCTGCGAATGCCCGCTGCTCATTCTTTGGGAATGTAACGCTTGGAAGTGATGTATCTCTATCAGAGCTGCGGAAGACATATGACGTT GTCGTTCTTGCTTATGGTGCAGAAAGTGATAGATCATTTGGCATTCCTGGGGAG GACCTCAGGGGAATACATTCAGCTCGAGAGTTTGTATGGTGGTATAATGGGCATCCAGACATGTGTAACTTGGCTCCTGACTTGAAAAACACAGATTCTGCTGTGGTCCTTGGACAG GGAAATGTTGCTCTTGATGTTGCCCGTATTCTTCTTCGGTGCACAACCGAGTTGGCTTCCACAGACATTGCTGGTTATGCTTTGGATGCTCTCCGTAGCAGCACAATAAG GAAGGTTTTCTTGGTTGGACGACGAGGCCCCGTACAGGCAGCTTGCACAGCAAAGGAACTACGTGAAATATTAG GTTTGAAAAATGTCCATGTTTGTATCAAGGAAGCTGATCTTGTGACCTCACCTGCAGATAAG GAGGAGATGAGGAATAGTAGGATTAAAAGGAGAGTCCACGAGCTGCTATCAAAAGCTGCTACCGTGCATCAGGAAAAGAGCAATGATGATAGAAAGGAGCTTCACTTTGTCTTTTTTAGGAAACCTACCAGATTTCTCCCTTCAGAAGATGGAACCACAGTTGGTGCTGTGGAACTTGAAAAGACTCTTCTAAAAG ATGATGGAATAACTGGAAAACAAGTGGCAGTCGGAACTGGTGAGTTTGAAGATCTGAAATGTGG ACTGGTTTTGAAGAGTATTGGTTACAAATCCTTGCCAATAGAAGGTTTACCCTTTGACAAATACAGAG GAGTTGTCCCAAATTTGAGGGGCAGAATTCTGAGCAATGAATCAGAGACTGCCACGGTGGAAGCAGGACTGTACGTGGTAGGATGGTTGAAGAGAGGACCAACTGGGATTGTTGCTACGAATCTCCATTGTGCCGAGGAAACA GTGGCTAGCATACTTGAAGATGAAAAGAAGGGCGTGCTCGTGGCCTCATCCGATTCGAAAAGGCAAGGGCGGAGGGGACTACTTGAGATTCTAGAACAAAAGAATACCCGCTATGTGCCCTTCCATGACTGGGAGAAGATCGATTCTAAAGAGAAGACAGCAGGCCAGCtgaagaacaagcctagagagaaGATCACAGCCTGGGATGAGCTCCTGAAAGCTGCAAAGGAGGGATAA
- the LOC127296073 gene encoding NADPH:adrenodoxin oxidoreductase, mitochondrial isoform X2, with product MYLYQSCGRHMTLSFLLMVQKVIDHLAFLGRGIHSAREFVWWYNGHPDMCNLAPDLKNTDSAVVLGQGNVALDVARILLRCTTELASTDIAGYALDALRSSTIRKVFLVGRRGPVQAACTAKELREILGLKNVHVCIKEADLVTSPADKEEMRNSRIKRRVHELLSKAATVHQEKSNDDRKELHFVFFRKPTRFLPSEDGTTVGAVELEKTLLKDDGITGKQVAVGTGEFEDLKCGLVLKSIGYKSLPIEGLPFDKYRGVVPNLRGRILSNESETATVEAGLYVVGWLKRGPTGIVATNLHCAEETVASILEDEKKGVLVASSDSKRQGRRGLLEILEQKNTRYVPFHDWEKIDSKEKTAGQLKNKPREKITAWDELLKAAKEG from the exons ATGTATCTCTATCAGAGCTGCGGAAGACATATGACGTT GTCGTTCTTGCTTATGGTGCAGAAAGTGATAGATCATTTGGCATTCCTGGGGAG GGGAATACATTCAGCTCGAGAGTTTGTATGGTGGTATAATGGGCATCCAGACATGTGTAACTTGGCTCCTGACTTGAAAAACACAGATTCTGCTGTGGTCCTTGGACAG GGAAATGTTGCTCTTGATGTTGCCCGTATTCTTCTTCGGTGCACAACCGAGTTGGCTTCCACAGACATTGCTGGTTATGCTTTGGATGCTCTCCGTAGCAGCACAATAAG GAAGGTTTTCTTGGTTGGACGACGAGGCCCCGTACAGGCAGCTTGCACAGCAAAGGAACTACGTGAAATATTAG GTTTGAAAAATGTCCATGTTTGTATCAAGGAAGCTGATCTTGTGACCTCACCTGCAGATAAG GAGGAGATGAGGAATAGTAGGATTAAAAGGAGAGTCCACGAGCTGCTATCAAAAGCTGCTACCGTGCATCAGGAAAAGAGCAATGATGATAGAAAGGAGCTTCACTTTGTCTTTTTTAGGAAACCTACCAGATTTCTCCCTTCAGAAGATGGAACCACAGTTGGTGCTGTGGAACTTGAAAAGACTCTTCTAAAAG ATGATGGAATAACTGGAAAACAAGTGGCAGTCGGAACTGGTGAGTTTGAAGATCTGAAATGTGG ACTGGTTTTGAAGAGTATTGGTTACAAATCCTTGCCAATAGAAGGTTTACCCTTTGACAAATACAGAG GAGTTGTCCCAAATTTGAGGGGCAGAATTCTGAGCAATGAATCAGAGACTGCCACGGTGGAAGCAGGACTGTACGTGGTAGGATGGTTGAAGAGAGGACCAACTGGGATTGTTGCTACGAATCTCCATTGTGCCGAGGAAACA GTGGCTAGCATACTTGAAGATGAAAAGAAGGGCGTGCTCGTGGCCTCATCCGATTCGAAAAGGCAAGGGCGGAGGGGACTACTTGAGATTCTAGAACAAAAGAATACCCGCTATGTGCCCTTCCATGACTGGGAGAAGATCGATTCTAAAGAGAAGACAGCAGGCCAGCtgaagaacaagcctagagagaaGATCACAGCCTGGGATGAGCTCCTGAAAGCTGCAAAGGAGGGATAA